Part of the Methylovirgula sp. 4M-Z18 genome is shown below.
GCCAGCACGTGGGCGCAATCGTGGCGGATGAGTTCGAGTGCGCGCGGATCCTCGCGCGAGATGAACTCGACCTTCGCATCTTTCTGGATCGGGTCGGCAAGGTCGCTCAAAACCCCGTCGAGAACCATCGCGACCGTGCGCTTGGCGAGAGAGGGGGAAATGCTTTTGGCGATATCGGCGCCGGACATGCCGACTTCATAGGCGCGCGAGGCGCCATCGGGAAAGGTGACGTTAATCATAATGACTCCATTCGGCTCACTCGCCGAAACCAATCGGCGTAAGCGTAGCGGAGGTGCCTATAGCAGGCGGAAAGCTGCAGGAAAAGGGGGCTGGGTTCTCTCGGGGCTATCGAGACGAGTAGAGTTCTCGGATAATGTTGGTGACAATCCCGAACTGAGTCAGAAACATCGGCGGATTCAAGACAGTGTCACTGCCATGGGCAAACATGTTGCGTATTTTGTGCAGATGATCGATCGGCGTAACAATCAAGTTCTGTTTCTTGGCCACCTTTAGCAACTCATTGAGCATTGCTGGATGCGGCTTGCCCCTCTTATTCACTCTTCCGGCGAACTGATGTCCGATGCGTTCGCGCAGAGCCAATTCAAGACAAGGAAATGTTTGGCTAGCTGCTAGAGACAGGAGGTCATACGAGAAATAGGCATAAATATAGGCGTGTCGAATCGCATCATGTGCGTGCCGCACTTTGTCAGGCACGACCTCCGGAAGCTCGAATCTGCGCATATCCTCGTGCAGGTCCTCAAGTGTGTTCGCAACAAAACCTGCTGTTCCCGAAAAATACGGGTCGGGCCTATTTAAGTCTAGCGCGCTCTTAAACATGGCATCTCTCTGCTTCTACTGCGAATACACAGTATTGCGAGATAATAATACGCATATTCTGAGCAAAAATTAAAAGGCCGCGCGTTCCCCGCTCGCAGACGTCCGTCTACAATCGACAGTTCTCTGCGGCTCAAACAGGGGCAAAATCTCACGAGGCTACCAGCCGTGCACCGATCGCGGCATAGAAAAACGCCATCGCACCGCTGATCTTGCGTCGCTGCCGCGCGTAAAAGGTGACTGCGGCAGACGTGGAAAAGGCGATGGCATAGGCGGTGAAGATCACCATGCCGAGGCAGGAACATGCGGCAATGATCCACAGACCGAACCGCTGATCGGCATCCGGCGGCAGGCCCAATGTGATTACCGACATCCAGACGAGAATCGCCTTGGGATTGGTGAGATGCAGTCCAAGGCCGCGCAGGAAATGCGAACGGACGCTCTGCGCCCGCGGCTTTTCGCCCGACGGCATCGGGGCGAACGAAGCGTCATTGCGCCGGCACGCGCGCAAAGCACGCCACGCGAGCCAGAACATATAAAGGCCGCCGGCGATCTTGAGCCAGATCAGCGCATGCGCATAGGTGAGCATCAGCGCACCGAAGCCTAAACCCGCGACAAGTCCCCAGGTGAGCGATCCGCCGATCACACCGCAGGCCAGCGCGAGCCCGGCCCGGCGCCCCGACTGCATCGACGTCATCATGATCGTCATATTCGCGGGACCCGGACTGGCCGTGCCGATCACATAGGTCGCGAAGGCAATCGCTATATAGGAGCCCATACTCATCGCCATTCTCCTCGCAAATCAAACCGCGCCCTCGAACAACAACGGCACGAGCGATGCGACCAGCAGCAGCGCCATACCGACATTGAACACGCGGACATAATTCGGATTGGTGAAGTAGCGGCGCAGCACCGTGCCGAAGGCCGCCCAGCTAACGACGCAAGGCCAATTCACGAGGCCGAACAGCAAAGCCACGATCAGCACATTCCAATAGAAATCCTGCTGCGGCGTATAGGCGGTGAGCACACCCATCACCATGACCCAGACCTTCGGATTGACCCATTGAAAGGCCGCAGCCTGGAGGAAGGTCATGGGCTGGCCCGCTTGCGCCTCCCCGTGCATCGCGCCCGAGCGCGCAATCTTCCAGGCGAGATAAAGGGTATAGGCGATGCCGGCATAGCGCAGCGCGAGATGGATCGGCGGGTAGGTGATGAACAGCGTGCCGACGCCCAAGCCGACCACGATCACCACCACGTCAAACCCGACCGCCACGCCGAGCGTGTGTGGGATGGTGCGCCGGAAGCCGAAATTGACCCCGGAGGCGAGCAGCATCGTGTTGTTTGGGCCCGGCGTGATCG
Proteins encoded:
- a CDS encoding LysE family translocator — translated: MSMGSYIAIAFATYVIGTASPGPANMTIMMTSMQSGRRAGLALACGVIGGSLTWGLVAGLGFGALMLTYAHALIWLKIAGGLYMFWLAWRALRACRRNDASFAPMPSGEKPRAQSVRSHFLRGLGLHLTNPKAILVWMSVITLGLPPDADQRFGLWIIAACSCLGMVIFTAYAIAFSTSAAVTFYARQRRKISGAMAFFYAAIGARLVAS
- a CDS encoding LysE family translocator; translated protein: MTVDLALALIAYAFVTSITPGPNNTMLLASGVNFGFRRTIPHTLGVAVGFDVVVIVVGLGVGTLFITYPPIHLALRYAGIAYTLYLAWKIARSGAMHGEAQAGQPMTFLQAAAFQWVNPKVWVMVMGVLTAYTPQQDFYWNVLIVALLFGLVNWPCVVSWAAFGTVLRRYFTNPNYVRVFNVGMALLLVASLVPLLFEGAV